From a single Metopolophium dirhodum isolate CAU chromosome 6, ASM1992520v1, whole genome shotgun sequence genomic region:
- the LOC132946995 gene encoding uncharacterized protein LOC132946995 codes for MTTNYLKRQRDPDDEIVVFPAYLSTNSADTMTTSSANTDTTTILDLPTELIEYICCYDSMQLIDILNLAVSHSKLKKCLFHEQNSRLWKSKFIQKYGMLDNEEYGVVIDEQNTWKDEIMLRISLDKAVPPEIIQMPQKFMKFESIPYHLYPFSKYLHSKNEGHKYYILSAIAAYCKKLPRHECNENYDVLYMAHQFLMYSCQVYFGYKLRNFLSLPTAEQTVERGFHLLERWWCPTVIIPYHDINESLNNIAIDVCNRIYLASPVHPLFEHDNCLKQIVERGKFNLYNDLFDETSTMFILDHIRQIIFSNDQLVCYCTNDLNCFLLQQVIERRKGSVFLLCVIFESVARRLGVKVCITATSVHNYGDNFVSWSSSWPGNKRNNPTWYLVDIADRGVMRKATVCPASRKLPFGYTGIYILNLFWTFSECVEQIFGPGIKSCKYIWDFQKLLKPDDSYLQCLSQKLLEVYGYCQCPLLRNPANPDAPNHEDEMNNIHKHWQDVFPIEPRTRGESYDPKFSIGMMIEYPNCHSSRSTTRGIIVGWKIVWYENTPKTVYFVLGKHYIKNIQIFENAKFVKFEEDGSGELQRQLNPDNYIAMNIGKFFTHFSHELCAFVPINSLAQFYPDDLSYSYVQL; via the exons ATGACGACCAACTATCTGAAACGACAACGTGACCCCGACGACGAAATCGTCGTCTTCCCGGCCTACTTGTCCACCAACTCTGCTGATACTATGACCACCAGCTCCGCGAATACCGACACTACCACAATCCTGGACTTGCCGACCGAATTGATTGAGTATATTTGCTGCTATGACTCGATGCAATTGATTGACATCTTGAACCTTGCTGTTTCGCATTCCAAACTCAAAAAATGCTTATTCCACGAGCAAAACTCTCGCCTCTGGAAATCCAAATTCATACAAAA ATACGGTATGTTGGACAATGAGGAATATGGAGTTGTTATCGACGAACAAAACACTTGGAAAGACGAGATCATGTTGCGTATAAGTTTGGATAAAGCTGTACCTCCTGAAATTATACAAATGCCACAGAAGTTCATGAAGTTTGAAAGTATACCATATCATTTATATccgtttagtaaatatttacacTCAAAAAATGAAggccataaatattatattctatcagCAATTGCAgcttattgtaaaaaactaCCGAGGCACGAATG TAATGAAAATTATGATGTATTGTACATGGCTCATCAATTTCTTATGTATTCGTGCCAAGTGTATTTTGGTTACAAGTTACGTAATTTCTTAAGTTTACCAACGGCAGAACAAACTGTTGAACGAGGATTTCACTTACTTGAACGTTGGTGGTGTCCTACGGTTATCATACCATATCACGATATAA atgaaagtttaaataatatagctaTTGATGTGTGTAATCGCATTTATTTAGCAAGCCCAGTCCATCCTCTGTTTGAACATGACAACTGTTTGAAACAAATTGTTGAACGAGGAAAATTCAAtctttataatgatttatttgatGAAACCAGCACAATGTTTATACTTGACCACATAAGacaaatcatattttcaaatgatcAACTGGTGTGTTATTGTACCAATGACTTAAATTGCTTTTTGTTGCAGCAG GTTATTGAACGGAGAAAAGGTTCTGTATTTTTGCTGTGTGTAATATTTGAATCGGTTGCTAGACGATTAGGAGTAAAAGTTTGTATAACTGCAACGTCTGTTCACAATTATGGAGACAATTTTGTATCTTGGTCATCTTCATGGCCAGGAAACAAACGTAACAACCCTACATGGTACTTGGTAGACATTGCTGATCGTGGTGTCATGCGGAAGGCTACAGTTTGTCCAGCCTCAAGAAAATTGCCATTCGGGTATACTGGAATTTATATACTTAAC ttattttggaCATTTAGTGAATGCGTGGAACAGATCTTTGGGCCAGGGATAAaatcatgtaaatatatttggGATTTCCAAAAACTCTTAAAACCTGATGATTCTTACCTTCAGTGTCTAAGTCAAAAACTACTTGAGGTATATGGCTATTGTCAATGTCCCTTACTCAGAAATCCGGCTAATCCAGAT GCTCCAAACCATGAAGATGAGATGAACAATATTCACAAACAT TGGCAAGACGTTTTCCCCATAGAACCAAGAACACGTGGTGAGAGTTATGATCCTAAATTTTCAATTGGGATGATGATTGAATATCCTAACTGTCATTCAAGCAGATCCACTACACGTGGTATTATTGTGGGCTGGAAAATAGTGTGGTACGAAAACACCCCAAAAACTGTTTACTTTGTACTTGgcaaacattatataaaaaacattcaaatttttgaaaacgcCAAATTTGTCAAATTTGAGGAAGACGGATCTG GAGAATTGCAGCGACAACTAAACCCAGACAATTACATTGCCATGAACATTGGCAAGTTTTTCACACATTTCAGTCATGAGTTGTGCGCTTTTGTGCCGATTAATAGTTTGGCACAATTTTATCCCGATGATCTATCTTACTCTTATGttcagttataa